The proteins below are encoded in one region of Microbispora sp. NBC_01189:
- a CDS encoding Tex family protein, producing MTTSIQRRIAEELGVRESQVASAVGLLDGGATVPFIARYRKEATGALDDVQLRALEERLRYLRELEERRAAILESIRSQGKLDEALEARIMEADSKARLEDIYLPFKPKRRTKAQIARELGLEPLADALLADPSLDPQATAEAYVREGVADAGAALEGARAILVERFAEDADLIGDLRERMWSRGRLVSLVREDKQEAGAKFSDYFDFSEPFTRLPSHRILAMFRGEKEEVLTLTLDPEAEEPNDYEARIARRFGVADLGRPADRWLLDTVRWAWRTRVLVHLGIDLRTRLWQAAEEEAVRVFAANLRDLLLAAPAGARATMGLDPGLRTGVKVAVVDGTGKVVATETIYPHEPRRQWDQSLAVLARLATEHNVELVAIGNGTASRETDKLAGELVRHLPQLTKIVVSEAGASVYSASAYASQELPGLDVSLRGAVSIARRLQDPLAELVKIDPKSIGVGQYQHDVSEVKLSRSLDAVVEDCVNGVGVDVNTASAPLLTRVSGIGAGLAENIVAHRDANGPFRSRKGLKGVPRLGPKAFEQCAGFLRIPGGDDPLDASSVHPEAYPVVRRILDFSKSDLRSLIGNASALRTLKPSDFVDDTFGLPTVTDILRELEKPGRDPRPAFKAATFKEGVEKPSDLSPGMILEGVVTNVAAFGAFVDVGVHQDGLVHVSAMSTSFVKDPREVVKPGDIVRVKVLDVDLQRKRISLTLRLDDEAAGSGRRGGPGGESRDGSRDDRPNGRRGQGGQGGQSGQGGQNQSRQGRQGQGGGGRGSSGQGGGRGDSRGSGGAPAGGSMAEALRRAGLGDSGGDRRSR from the coding sequence GTGACGACGTCCATTCAGCGGCGGATCGCCGAAGAGCTCGGTGTGCGCGAGAGCCAGGTGGCCTCGGCGGTCGGCCTGCTCGACGGCGGCGCCACCGTGCCGTTCATCGCCCGCTACCGCAAGGAGGCGACGGGCGCGCTGGACGACGTCCAGTTGCGCGCGCTGGAGGAGCGCCTGCGCTACCTGCGTGAGCTGGAGGAGCGGCGCGCGGCCATCCTCGAGTCGATCCGGTCCCAGGGCAAGCTCGACGAGGCCCTGGAAGCGCGGATCATGGAGGCCGACTCGAAGGCCCGGCTGGAGGACATCTACCTGCCCTTCAAGCCCAAGCGCCGGACCAAGGCGCAGATCGCCAGGGAGCTCGGGCTGGAGCCGCTGGCCGACGCGCTGCTCGCCGATCCCTCGCTCGACCCCCAGGCGACCGCCGAGGCGTACGTGCGCGAGGGCGTGGCCGACGCCGGCGCGGCGCTGGAGGGGGCCAGGGCGATCCTGGTCGAGCGCTTCGCGGAGGACGCCGACCTGATCGGCGACCTGCGCGAGCGCATGTGGAGCCGGGGCCGGCTGGTCTCCCTGGTGCGGGAGGACAAGCAGGAGGCGGGGGCCAAGTTCTCCGACTACTTCGACTTCTCCGAGCCGTTCACGCGGCTGCCCTCGCACCGGATCCTCGCGATGTTCCGTGGGGAGAAGGAGGAGGTCCTCACCCTCACCCTCGACCCGGAGGCCGAGGAGCCGAACGACTACGAGGCGCGGATCGCGCGCCGGTTCGGCGTCGCCGACCTGGGCCGCCCCGCCGACAGGTGGCTGCTCGACACGGTCCGCTGGGCCTGGCGGACGCGGGTCCTCGTGCACCTCGGCATCGACCTGCGCACCCGCCTGTGGCAGGCGGCCGAGGAGGAGGCCGTGCGCGTGTTCGCGGCGAACCTGCGCGACCTGCTGCTGGCCGCCCCCGCCGGGGCCCGGGCCACGATGGGCCTCGACCCGGGGCTGCGCACCGGCGTGAAGGTCGCGGTGGTCGACGGCACCGGCAAGGTCGTGGCGACCGAGACGATCTACCCGCACGAGCCCAGGCGGCAGTGGGACCAGTCGCTCGCCGTGCTCGCCCGGCTCGCCACCGAGCACAACGTGGAACTGGTCGCGATCGGCAACGGCACGGCCTCGCGGGAGACCGACAAGCTCGCCGGAGAGCTCGTCAGGCACCTGCCGCAGCTCACCAAGATCGTTGTCTCCGAGGCCGGGGCGTCGGTGTACTCCGCCTCGGCCTACGCCTCGCAGGAACTGCCCGGTCTCGACGTCTCGCTGCGCGGCGCGGTCTCGATCGCGCGGCGGCTGCAGGACCCGCTGGCCGAGCTGGTCAAGATCGACCCCAAGTCGATCGGCGTCGGACAGTACCAGCACGACGTGTCCGAGGTGAAGCTTTCGCGCTCGCTCGACGCGGTCGTGGAAGACTGCGTGAACGGGGTGGGGGTGGACGTCAACACCGCCTCCGCTCCTCTGCTGACCCGGGTCTCCGGCATCGGCGCCGGGCTCGCCGAGAACATCGTCGCCCACCGGGACGCCAACGGCCCGTTCCGCTCCCGGAAGGGCTTGAAGGGGGTGCCCCGGCTCGGCCCGAAGGCGTTCGAGCAGTGCGCGGGCTTCCTCCGCATCCCCGGCGGGGACGACCCGCTCGACGCGTCCAGCGTGCACCCCGAGGCGTACCCGGTGGTGCGCCGCATCCTCGACTTCTCGAAGAGCGACCTGCGCTCGCTGATCGGCAACGCCTCGGCGCTCCGCACGCTGAAGCCGTCGGACTTCGTCGACGACACCTTCGGGCTGCCCACCGTCACCGACATCCTCAGGGAGCTGGAGAAGCCCGGCCGCGACCCGCGGCCCGCGTTCAAGGCCGCCACATTCAAGGAGGGCGTCGAGAAGCCGTCCGACCTGTCTCCCGGGATGATCCTGGAGGGCGTCGTCACCAACGTCGCCGCGTTCGGGGCGTTCGTGGACGTCGGCGTGCACCAGGACGGCCTCGTCCACGTGTCCGCCATGTCCACCTCGTTCGTGAAGGACCCGCGTGAGGTGGTCAAGCCCGGCGACATCGTGCGGGTCAAGGTGCTCGACGTGGATCTCCAGCGCAAGCGCATCTCCCTGACGCTGCGCCTGGACGACGAGGCGGCGGGCAGCGGCCGCAGGGGCGGCCCCGGCGGCGAGTCCCGCGACGGCTCGCGCGACGACCGGCCGAACGGCCGGCGCGGCCAGGGCGGCCAGGGCGGGCAGAGCGGCCAGGGCGGGCAGAACCAGTCCCGCCAGGGCCGCCAGGGTCAGGGCGGCGGCGGCCGGGGTAGCTCGGGCCAGGGTGGCGGCCGGGGCGACAGCCGGGGTTCGGGCGGGGCGCCGGCCGGCGGATCCATGGCCGAGGCCCTCCGCCGGGCCGGCCTCGGCGACTCCGGCGGCGACCGCCGCTCCCGCTGA
- a CDS encoding RecQ family ATP-dependent DNA helicase, with product MSVRQRYGGLSGGRPGDRLGGTSGGWSRDWSGGWSRGWAGGRFGRRFGRRGRRLRATAREAFGWEQLRPGQQEAMEHLLAGRDVLLVMPTGGGKSAVYQVPGLLLDGPTIVVSPLIALQRDQVMSLLKAGAAGAVAVNSAGSVEAGLDEVTAGNAEYVFLSPEQLAKPEVVERLAAARPSLIAVDEAHCVSSWGHDFRPEYLRLAKVIERLGHPPVIAMTATAAPTVREEIVESLGLTGAQQIVRGFDRPNLHLEVRRFVGEDDKRAALADHAAALEGVGLVYVATRRQAEEYADLLKERGRRAEAYHAGMKTTDRRSIHERFQDDDLDTVVATSAFGMGIDKPDVRYVLHAAPPESIDSYYQEIGRAGRDGNPADVVLFYRPEDLGLRKFFAGGRADGDLIRRVATLVREHGGEVAAAELRELLGVGAAKLTSQVNLLERAGAVEVAHGGALRYSPGGPPPDEAAARAVELDDLRHRMEDSRLEMMRGYAETTGCRRRFLLEYFGEPYERTCGDCDTCRSGTAAAPASGDGPFAMHANVRHAEWGHGIVMSREQDRITVLFDSVGYKTLALGVVDELLEVV from the coding sequence ATGAGCGTCAGGCAGCGGTACGGCGGCCTGTCCGGAGGCAGGCCCGGTGACCGGCTCGGCGGGACGTCGGGCGGGTGGTCGAGGGACTGGTCGGGCGGCTGGTCCAGAGGGTGGGCGGGCGGCCGGTTCGGCCGCCGCTTCGGGCGCAGGGGCAGGCGGCTGCGCGCCACGGCGCGGGAGGCGTTCGGCTGGGAGCAGCTGCGCCCGGGACAGCAGGAGGCGATGGAGCACCTGCTCGCCGGGCGTGACGTGCTGCTCGTGATGCCGACCGGCGGTGGCAAGTCCGCCGTCTACCAGGTGCCCGGCCTGCTGCTCGACGGCCCGACGATCGTCGTCTCGCCGCTCATCGCCCTGCAGCGCGACCAGGTCATGAGCCTGCTCAAGGCGGGTGCGGCGGGCGCGGTGGCGGTCAACTCGGCCGGCTCCGTGGAGGCGGGCCTCGACGAGGTCACCGCCGGGAACGCCGAGTACGTGTTCCTGTCGCCCGAGCAGCTCGCCAAGCCCGAGGTGGTCGAGCGCCTGGCCGCCGCCCGGCCCTCGCTGATCGCGGTGGACGAGGCGCACTGCGTCTCCTCCTGGGGGCACGACTTCCGGCCGGAGTACCTGCGCCTGGCCAAGGTCATCGAGCGCCTGGGCCACCCTCCGGTCATCGCGATGACGGCCACCGCCGCGCCCACGGTCCGCGAGGAGATCGTCGAGTCGCTGGGCCTGACCGGGGCGCAGCAGATCGTCCGGGGTTTCGACCGCCCGAATCTCCACCTGGAGGTGCGGCGGTTCGTCGGCGAGGACGACAAGCGCGCGGCCCTGGCCGACCACGCCGCCGCGCTGGAGGGGGTCGGGCTGGTCTATGTGGCGACGCGGCGGCAGGCCGAGGAGTACGCCGATCTGCTGAAGGAGCGGGGCCGCCGGGCCGAGGCCTATCACGCGGGGATGAAGACCACCGACCGCCGCAGCATCCACGAGCGGTTCCAGGACGACGACCTGGACACCGTCGTGGCGACGTCGGCGTTCGGGATGGGGATCGACAAGCCGGACGTGCGTTACGTGCTGCACGCGGCGCCGCCCGAGTCGATCGACTCCTACTACCAGGAGATCGGCCGGGCGGGGCGGGACGGCAACCCGGCCGACGTCGTGCTGTTCTACCGGCCCGAGGACCTCGGGCTGCGCAAGTTCTTCGCGGGCGGCCGGGCGGACGGCGACCTGATCCGGCGTGTCGCGACGCTGGTCCGCGAGCACGGCGGCGAGGTGGCCGCCGCGGAGCTGCGCGAGCTGCTCGGCGTGGGAGCCGCCAAGCTCACCTCGCAGGTCAACCTGCTGGAGCGGGCCGGCGCGGTCGAGGTCGCCCACGGCGGCGCGCTGCGGTACTCCCCCGGCGGCCCGCCGCCGGACGAGGCCGCCGCCCGGGCGGTGGAGCTCGACGACCTCAGGCACCGGATGGAGGATTCCCGGCTGGAGATGATGCGCGGCTACGCCGAGACGACCGGATGCCGCCGCCGGTTCCTGCTGGAGTACTTCGGCGAGCCGTACGAGCGGACGTGCGGCGACTGCGACACCTGCCGGTCCGGGACGGCGGCCGCGCCGGCGTCCGGGGACGGCCCGTTCGCGATGCACGCGAACGTCCGGCACGCGGAGTGGGGGCACGGCATCGTGATGAGCCGGGAGCAGGACCGGATCACGGTCCTGTTCGACTCGGTGGGCTACAAGACGCTGGCGCTCGGGGTCGTCGACGAGTTGCTCGAAGTGGTCTGA
- a CDS encoding Ppx/GppA phosphatase family protein, with the protein MRLGVLDVGSNTVHLLVMDAHQGARPLPAFSHKEELRLAEHLVDGNRLGEEGAARLRAFVREAARIAEDKGVEDLVAFATSAVRDAVNGVDVLARIKAETRVDVQVLSGDDEARLTFLAVRRWFGWSSGRLLVTDIGGGSLEIASGIDEEPDVAVSLPLGAGRLTRDWFTADPPGPEEVRALRRHVRTEIARTVGTVTRYGRPDHAVATSKTFRQLARIAGAASSTEGPYVRRTLTHEHLVEWTARLAAMPAARRAELPGVSVGRAGQLLAGAIVADAAMDLFELPVLEICPWALREGVILRRLDNLPMGRSPVADQ; encoded by the coding sequence ATGCGACTCGGAGTCCTGGACGTCGGTTCCAACACGGTGCACCTGCTGGTCATGGACGCGCACCAGGGAGCAAGGCCCCTGCCCGCCTTCTCGCACAAGGAGGAGCTGCGCCTGGCCGAGCACCTCGTCGACGGCAACAGGCTCGGTGAGGAGGGGGCCGCGCGGCTGCGGGCGTTCGTACGGGAGGCCGCCCGGATCGCGGAGGACAAGGGCGTGGAGGATCTCGTCGCCTTCGCCACCTCCGCGGTGCGCGACGCGGTGAACGGCGTCGACGTGCTGGCCCGCATCAAGGCCGAGACCAGGGTGGACGTCCAGGTGCTGTCGGGGGACGACGAGGCCCGGCTGACCTTCCTGGCCGTGCGCCGCTGGTTCGGCTGGTCCTCGGGACGGCTGCTGGTCACCGACATCGGGGGCGGCTCGCTGGAGATCGCCTCCGGTATCGACGAGGAGCCGGACGTCGCCGTGTCGCTCCCGCTCGGCGCGGGACGCCTCACCCGCGACTGGTTCACCGCCGACCCGCCCGGCCCCGAGGAGGTACGGGCACTGCGGCGGCACGTCCGCACCGAGATCGCCCGGACCGTCGGAACGGTGACCAGGTACGGCAGGCCGGACCACGCGGTCGCGACGTCCAAGACGTTCCGCCAGCTCGCCAGGATCGCGGGGGCGGCGTCCTCCACCGAGGGGCCGTACGTCAGGCGGACGCTGACGCACGAGCATCTGGTGGAGTGGACGGCCCGGCTGGCCGCGATGCCGGCGGCCCGGCGCGCGGAGCTGCCCGGCGTGTCCGTGGGGCGGGCCGGGCAGCTGCTCGCCGGGGCGATCGTCGCGGACGCCGCGATGGACCTGTTCGAGCTGCCGGTCCTGGAGATCTGCCCGTGGGCGCTGCGGGAGGGAGTCATCCTGCGCAGGCTCGACAACCTGCCCATGGGGCGCTCCCCGGTGGCCGATCAGTAA
- a CDS encoding metallophosphoesterase family protein, with product MNVVVLADTHAPRRWKSCPPAVARHLRRADLILHAGDVCTAEVLVELSAYAPVRAVLGNNDGPDVAAWGATETLELDLGGLRVAMIHDSGQTTGRTARMRRRFPGADLVVYGHSHIPMDVTGDGVRVFNPGSPTDRRRQPHGTIGLLDIAGGELRRAEIVPVT from the coding sequence ATGAACGTCGTCGTGCTGGCGGACACCCACGCCCCCCGGCGCTGGAAGTCGTGCCCGCCCGCCGTCGCCCGGCACCTGCGGAGGGCGGACCTGATCCTGCACGCCGGCGACGTCTGCACGGCGGAGGTGCTGGTGGAGCTGTCGGCCTACGCGCCGGTGCGCGCGGTGCTCGGCAACAACGACGGTCCGGACGTGGCGGCCTGGGGCGCCACCGAGACGCTCGAACTCGACCTCGGCGGCCTGCGGGTGGCGATGATCCACGACAGCGGCCAGACCACCGGGCGGACCGCCCGGATGCGGCGCCGCTTCCCCGGCGCCGACCTCGTCGTCTACGGCCACTCCCACATCCCGATGGACGTGACCGGTGACGGGGTGCGGGTGTTCAACCCCGGCTCGCCCACCGACCGCCGACGGCAGCCGCACGGCACGATCGGCCTGCTCGACATCGCCGGGGGCGAACTTCGGCGGGCCGAGATCGTGCCCGTCACCTGA
- a CDS encoding DUF5709 domain-containing protein, giving the protein MRENRPQPDPRSPFEDEGIPDLQEGMPEQQWASDPQEMPLPGDRPLGLDEYGTTPNEMREGESLDLRLSREVPDTDVLGEGGERPYDEYEGLAGDEAGGYGSADPDGYATVNPAQAGRYGTDEPGRAGRLVDPDGGMGVDTEKDMIAEDVGPDSGGYTAEEQAMHLEDEGP; this is encoded by the coding sequence ATGAGAGAGAACAGACCACAGCCCGATCCGCGTTCGCCGTTCGAGGACGAGGGCATTCCGGACCTGCAGGAGGGCATGCCCGAGCAGCAGTGGGCGTCCGACCCGCAGGAGATGCCGCTGCCCGGTGACCGGCCGCTGGGCCTCGACGAGTACGGCACCACCCCGAACGAGATGCGCGAGGGCGAGTCGCTCGACCTCCGCCTGTCCCGCGAGGTCCCCGACACCGACGTGCTCGGCGAGGGCGGCGAGCGGCCGTACGACGAGTATGAGGGGCTGGCCGGGGACGAGGCCGGCGGATACGGGTCGGCGGACCCCGACGGCTACGCCACCGTGAATCCGGCCCAGGCGGGCAGGTACGGCACCGACGAGCCGGGCCGGGCCGGGCGGCTCGTCGACCCCGACGGCGGCATGGGCGTGGACACCGAGAAGGACATGATCGCCGAGGACGTGGGGCCCGACTCCGGCGGATACACCGCCGAAGAGCAGGCGATGCACCTGGAGGACGAGGGCCCCTGA
- a CDS encoding PH domain-containing protein, whose amino-acid sequence MADVQETRHQWRVPRGIVALKAAGAVLCAVLALTGDGWLLLLAGVAALGFAVLAGRDLVAPVRLTAGEDGLVVSGLGGRERISWNDVDRIRVNTSRRYGLTTELLEIDAGEQIHLFSRFDLGEPVVAVAEALMRLRP is encoded by the coding sequence ATGGCGGATGTTCAGGAGACGCGGCACCAGTGGCGGGTGCCCCGGGGGATCGTCGCGTTGAAGGCGGCCGGCGCCGTGCTGTGCGCGGTGCTGGCGCTCACCGGCGACGGCTGGCTGCTCCTCCTCGCCGGCGTGGCCGCCCTGGGCTTCGCCGTGCTGGCCGGGCGCGACCTGGTGGCACCCGTACGGCTCACGGCGGGGGAGGACGGCCTCGTCGTCAGCGGGCTCGGCGGCAGGGAGCGGATCTCCTGGAACGACGTGGACCGTATCCGGGTCAACACCAGCCGCAGGTACGGCCTGACCACCGAACTGCTGGAGATCGACGCCGGGGAGCAGATCCACCTCTTCAGCCGGTTCGACCTCGGCGAGCCCGTGGTCGCCGTGGCCGAGGCGCTCATGCGGCTGCGCCCCTGA
- a CDS encoding DUF3592 domain-containing protein has translation MSNSVSIALVFFGVGAGFALPGAVLVLDARRFRRRGARARGQVVRLRIRRSGRTTVYYSTVRFTTACGRQVEAEARFGGNPPPGRPGAFVPVVYDPARPARVRLGGAAHDGTMHGGICLAIGVLAVALGTADVLTHLL, from the coding sequence GTGTCCAACTCGGTCTCGATCGCACTGGTTTTCTTCGGCGTCGGCGCGGGTTTCGCGCTGCCGGGAGCGGTGCTCGTGCTGGACGCCCGCCGCTTCCGGAGGCGGGGCGCGCGCGCCCGGGGCCAGGTCGTGCGGTTGCGGATCCGCCGGTCCGGCCGAACCACGGTGTACTACTCCACGGTCCGCTTCACCACGGCGTGCGGCCGGCAGGTCGAGGCCGAGGCGCGGTTCGGGGGCAACCCTCCGCCCGGACGGCCGGGCGCGTTCGTGCCGGTCGTGTACGATCCCGCCCGGCCCGCGCGGGTGCGCCTCGGTGGCGCCGCCCACGACGGGACGATGCACGGTGGCATCTGCCTCGCGATCGGCGTCCTCGCGGTGGCCCTGGGGACGGCGGACGTGCTCACGCACCTGCTGTGA
- a CDS encoding DUF3592 domain-containing protein — MSQTALITLILSGLGLVFGLIGGGILVNAREFRRRAHRASGLVVRLRASRSDDGTVYYPTIRFVTLYGQQVEAESTYGSNPPPARPGQEVPVLYDPAKPTRIRIDSVAGSGTLLGGIFLAVGVVLFTVGAGVALAQTF; from the coding sequence GTGTCACAAACCGCTCTCATCACTTTGATCCTGTCCGGCCTCGGGCTCGTGTTCGGCCTCATCGGCGGAGGGATTTTGGTCAACGCCCGGGAGTTCCGCCGCCGGGCGCACCGCGCCAGCGGCCTGGTCGTGCGGCTGCGGGCGAGCCGTTCCGACGACGGCACCGTCTACTACCCGACCATTCGCTTCGTCACCCTGTACGGCCAGCAGGTCGAGGCCGAGAGCACCTACGGGAGCAACCCGCCGCCGGCCAGGCCCGGGCAGGAGGTGCCGGTGCTGTACGACCCGGCGAAGCCCACGCGGATCCGCATCGACAGCGTGGCGGGGAGCGGCACGCTACTCGGCGGGATCTTCCTCGCGGTGGGGGTCGTCCTGTTCACCGTGGGAGCGGGCGTCGCCCTCGCGCAGACGTTCTGA
- a CDS encoding glycoside hydrolase family 3 N-terminal domain-containing protein — MTSRLRSPWIIALVTLLAAALGVVPAAGRGVARAADAPYKDPSLPVATRVDDLLSRMSLDDKAGQMTQADRGALTTVSDVAAYRLGSILSGGGSAPSPNTPSSWADMYDNFQRQALSTPLAIPMIYGIDAVHGHNNVVGATIFPHNIGLGATRDPDLVERVGRATAEEVSGTGIDWTFAPCLCVARNDRWGRTYESFSEDPQLVTQMTTIVDGFQKAGNASILATAKHYVGDGGTTGGRDQGNTELSEADLRAIHLAPFKAAVQRGVGSVMVSYSSWNGARMHGNKYLITDVLKGELGFKGFVVTDWAGIDQLDGQTGFTANEITTAVNAGVDMVMVPNDYKKFVSLLKQEVQAGRIPTSRIDDANRRILTKKFELGLFEKPLTDRSYTSTVGSAAHRAVAREAVRKSLVLLKNAGNVLPLAKTGGKIFVAGKSADDIGNQSGGWTISWQGSSGNITTGTTILQGIRDLVGSGAQITYNRDGSGIDSSYRAAVAVVGETPYAEGQGDRTGSMGLDSTDLATLQRLKASGVPLVVVLVSGRPLDIAGQLDQWNALVAAWLPGTEGRGVADVLFGDSAPSGRLPMTWPRSADQQPINDGDGKDALFKYGYGLDYTVPPPQSPPASPSPSPSPSPSRSPSPSPSPSPSPSPSPSPSASPPVGGCLVTYRTNDWGGGFTADVTITNRSSSAVNGWRLQWTYTGNQKITGYWNATVTQSGQQVTASNASYNGTIAANGGTASFGFQGTYSGANATPAAFTLNGAACAIG; from the coding sequence ATGACATCCCGGCTGAGATCCCCGTGGATCATCGCGCTCGTGACGCTGCTCGCCGCGGCGCTGGGCGTCGTCCCCGCCGCCGGCCGCGGCGTCGCCCGGGCGGCGGATGCCCCCTACAAGGATCCGAGCCTGCCCGTGGCCACCCGGGTGGACGACCTGTTGTCCCGGATGTCCCTGGACGACAAGGCCGGCCAGATGACCCAGGCCGACCGGGGCGCCCTGACGACGGTCTCCGACGTCGCGGCGTACCGGCTGGGCTCGATCCTGTCCGGCGGCGGCTCCGCGCCCTCCCCCAACACCCCGTCGTCCTGGGCCGACATGTACGACAACTTCCAGCGGCAGGCGTTGTCCACCCCGCTCGCCATCCCGATGATCTACGGGATCGACGCCGTGCACGGGCACAACAACGTCGTCGGCGCGACGATCTTCCCGCACAACATCGGGCTCGGCGCGACCCGCGACCCCGACCTGGTCGAACGGGTCGGCCGGGCGACCGCCGAGGAGGTCTCCGGCACCGGCATCGACTGGACCTTCGCCCCCTGCCTGTGTGTGGCCCGCAACGACCGCTGGGGCCGCACGTACGAGTCGTTCAGCGAGGACCCCCAGCTCGTCACGCAGATGACCACGATCGTGGACGGCTTCCAGAAGGCCGGGAACGCCTCCATCCTCGCCACCGCCAAGCACTACGTGGGTGACGGCGGCACCACGGGAGGCAGGGACCAGGGCAACACCGAACTGAGCGAGGCCGACCTCCGGGCCATCCATCTCGCACCGTTCAAGGCGGCCGTACAGCGCGGCGTGGGCAGCGTGATGGTCAGCTACAGCAGCTGGAACGGCGCCCGGATGCACGGCAACAAGTACCTGATCACGGACGTGCTGAAGGGCGAGCTGGGCTTCAAGGGCTTCGTGGTGACCGACTGGGCGGGCATCGACCAGCTCGACGGCCAGACCGGGTTCACCGCGAACGAGATCACCACAGCGGTCAACGCGGGCGTCGACATGGTGATGGTGCCGAACGACTACAAGAAGTTCGTCTCGCTCCTGAAGCAGGAGGTGCAGGCGGGCCGCATCCCGACGTCCCGGATCGACGACGCGAACCGGCGCATCCTGACCAAGAAGTTCGAGCTCGGGCTGTTCGAGAAGCCGCTGACCGACCGCTCCTACACCTCCACCGTCGGCAGCGCCGCGCACCGGGCCGTGGCCCGCGAGGCCGTGCGCAAGTCGCTGGTGCTGCTGAAGAACGCGGGGAACGTGCTCCCGCTGGCGAAGACCGGCGGAAAGATCTTCGTGGCCGGCAAGAGCGCCGACGACATCGGCAACCAGAGCGGCGGCTGGACGATCAGCTGGCAGGGCTCGTCGGGGAACATCACCACCGGCACCACCATCCTGCAGGGCATCCGCGACCTCGTCGGCTCCGGCGCCCAGATCACCTACAACCGCGACGGCAGCGGAATCGACTCCTCCTACCGCGCGGCGGTCGCCGTCGTCGGCGAGACGCCGTACGCCGAGGGCCAGGGCGACCGGACCGGGTCGATGGGTCTCGACTCCACCGACCTCGCGACGCTGCAGCGGCTCAAGGCGTCGGGCGTGCCGCTGGTCGTGGTGCTCGTCTCCGGCCGCCCGCTGGACATCGCGGGCCAGCTCGACCAGTGGAACGCGCTGGTGGCGGCCTGGCTGCCGGGCACCGAGGGGCGCGGCGTGGCCGACGTGCTGTTCGGCGACTCCGCCCCGAGCGGGCGGCTGCCGATGACCTGGCCGCGCAGCGCCGACCAGCAGCCGATCAACGACGGAGACGGCAAGGACGCCCTGTTCAAGTACGGCTACGGGCTCGACTACACGGTGCCGCCGCCCCAGTCCCCTCCCGCGTCCCCCAGCCCCTCGCCCAGCCCGTCGCCGTCGCGGTCTCCCTCGCCTTCGCCTTCGCCCAGCCCGTCGCCCAGCCCGTCGCCCTCGCCGAGCGCCAGCCCGCCGGTCGGCGGATGCCTGGTGACCTACCGGACGAACGACTGGGGCGGCGGATTCACCGCGGACGTCACGATCACCAACAGATCGTCCAGCGCCGTGAACGGCTGGCGGCTCCAGTGGACGTACACGGGGAACCAGAAGATCACCGGCTACTGGAACGCGACCGTCACCCAGTCGGGCCAGCAGGTCACGGCGTCGAACGCCTCCTACAACGGGACGATCGCCGCGAACGGCGGCACGGCGAGCTTCGGCTTCCAGGGCACCTACAGCGGCGCCAACGCCACCCCTGCGGCGTTCACGCTGAACGGCGCGGCCTGCGCCATCGGGTGA
- a CDS encoding MerR family transcriptional regulator: MKQDVELRGPGGPCLRTGQVAEQAGVNVQTLRYYERRGLIAEPARSPGGHRSYPPETIALLTVIKAAQRLGFTLEEVAELLDTGRRGHPTPDLRARAQAKIVEVAEGRPPRES, from the coding sequence GTGAAGCAGGACGTCGAGCTGCGGGGTCCGGGCGGACCCTGCCTGCGCACCGGGCAGGTGGCCGAGCAGGCCGGGGTCAACGTCCAGACGCTGCGCTACTACGAGCGGCGCGGCCTGATCGCCGAACCGGCGCGCAGCCCCGGCGGGCACCGCTCCTACCCGCCCGAGACCATCGCCCTGCTGACGGTGATCAAAGCCGCGCAGCGGCTCGGTTTCACGCTGGAGGAGGTGGCCGAGCTGCTCGACACCGGCAGGCGTGGCCACCCCACCCCCGATCTGCGGGCCCGCGCCCAAGCCAAGATCGTCGAAGTGGCCGAGGGCCGCCCTCCCAGGGAGAGCTGA